In one Serinus canaria isolate serCan28SL12 chromosome 2, serCan2020, whole genome shotgun sequence genomic region, the following are encoded:
- the RBFA gene encoding putative ribosome-binding factor A, mitochondrial — MWGARVGAVPRWCRALRSSAALGGSRNLLRKMLRKNKKKFWYDSPTLGSQALYKPSKLDILVKNDLTKTRKEDSVRCRVLNGLIHKAVLEMATTCEVSQEFYDLKLEICKVSLSSNFSACRVYWNPASTMEKDSYVESVLRKSAPRIRYLLKSQQIVGNVPPVVFIKDKEAAAVKEVEDLLAIADFGPPEEEESSQNDSSKLFPSTTQSSDSPMRPNLFGVDHELLNKQIMDYKKMKASRNIENIVWTEKQQQQLSKIQKKMKKKKARNPPDDDDVMPQKYLLDRYEADYWDNTESASDYELQDELQEEVNELDVDDDKTLTQPTGKRK; from the exons ATGTGGGGCGCCCGGGTGGGCGCGGTGCCGCGGTGGTGCCGGGCCCTGCGCAGCTCCGCAGCCCTGGGCGGCTCCAGGAACTTGCTGCGGAAAATGCTCCGCAAGAATAA AAAGAAGTTCTGGTATGACAGCCCTACCCTGGGATCACAAGCG tTGTATAAACCAAGCAAGTTGGACATTTTAGTGAAAAATGACCTtacaaaaacaaggaaagaagatAGCGTGCGCTGCAGAGTTTTGAATGGTCTTATTCATAAAGCTGTGTTAGAGATGGCAACTACCTGTGAAGTCAGTCAAGAATTTTATGATCTCAAGCTGGAAATTTGCAAG GTGTCCCTGTCATCCAACTTTTCAGCGTGCCGTGTGTACTGGAACCCTGCTTCCACTATGGAGAAGGACAGTTACGTTGAAAGTGTGCTGCGAAAGAGCGCTCCACGCATACG GTATCTTCTGAAGAGTCAGCAGATTGTAGGAAATGTACCCCCAGTTGTATTTATAAAAGACAAAGAAGCTGCAGCTGTAAAAGAG GTCGAGGACTTACTGGCAATTGCTGATTTTGGACCTCCAGAAGAAGAAGAATCATCTCAAAATGATTCAAG TAAACTCTTCCCTTCAACAACTCAATCTTCAGATTCACCCATGCGGCCTAATCTGTTTGGTGTTGATCATGAACTGCTGAATAAACAGATAATGGActataaaaaaatgaaagcgTCAAGAAATATAGAAAACATTGTCTggacagagaagcagcagcagcagctttctaagattcaaaagaaaatgaaaaagaaaaaagcaaggaatCCTCCTGACGATGATGACGTTATGCCACAGAAATACTTACTGGACAGATATGAAGCTGATTACTGGGATAACACTGAATCAGCCTCAGACTATGAGCTGCAGGATGAATTACAGGAAGAGGTGAATGAATTGGACGTGGATGATGACAAAACTTTAACTCAGCCTACTGgtaaaaggaaatga
- the LOC127059186 gene encoding probable 2-ketogluconate reductase → MEGEELPWLLVNEIGGIRGILHSHVPFLKKHFHLITMKEFLENRKDVGKKVQAIYLWWHKPVIDKELLQSLPNLKVIANSGVGMDHLDLKLIASFGVKMANAPRAVSSTTADTGMALLLASARRLVEVHNISISPSMDYCEADILGVKVAGATLGIIGMGRIGYKIAVRAKAFEMNILYHNRTRRKVQEEQAVGATYCKKIDSLLQQADFVMLVVSLTPQTHKLIGKRELELMKPTATLINISRGAVVDQEALVAALQTGVIRAAALDVTSPEPLPRDHALLKLKNVIITPHLGIKTDKATYMITEEAVENILAALNGLPLPSEVLPS, encoded by the exons ATGGAAGGAGAAGAACTACCTTGGCTTTTGGTAAATGAAATTGGTGGCATACGTGGGATATTGCATAGCCATGTTCCATTCCTGAAGAAACATTTCCACCTCATCACCATGAAGGAATTtcttgaaaacagaaaggatGTAGGCAAAAAGGTCCAAGCAATCTATTTGTGGTGGCACAAACCAGTCATCGACAAAGAGCTCCTCCAGAGCCTACCAAACTTAAAAGTGATTGCGAATTCAGGGGTGGGGATGGATCACTTGGATCTGAAGCTTATAGCTAGCTTTGGTGTGAAGATGGCTAATGCTCCACGTGCTGTTTCCAGCACCACAGCAGATACTGGGATGGCTTTGCTGTTAGCATCTGCTAGAAGACTTGTGGAAG TCCATAACATTTCAATTTCTCCAAGTATGGACTACTGTGAAGCTGATATTCTGGGAGTTAAAGTTGCCGGAGCTACTCTGGGGATCATTGGCATGGGCCGCATTGGCTATAAGATTGCTGTGAGAGCCAAAGCATTTGAAATGAACATTTTGTACCACAACAGGACACGGAG AAAAGTGCAAGAGGAGCAAGCTGTCGGTGCCACTTACTGCAAAAAGATAGATAGCTTGCTCCAGCAGGCAGATTTTGTGATGCTGGTGGTGAGCCTGACACCTCAGACACACAAGCTGATCGGGaagagagagctggagctgatgaAACCCACAGCTACCCTCATTAACATCAGCCGAG GTGCAGTAGTTGACCAAGAGGCgctggtggcagctctgcagaccgGTGTTATCAGGGCCGCAGCTTTGGATGTCACCTCCCCAGAGCCACTGCCCAG agaTCATGCATTGTTAAAATTAAAGAACGTCATTATAACACCTCACCTGGGCATTAAAACAGACAAGGCCACATACATGATAACAGAGGAAGCAGTTGAAAACATATTAGCAGCCCTGAATGGTCTCCCCCTACCCAGTGAAGTGCTCCCTAGCTGA